The Dioscorea cayenensis subsp. rotundata cultivar TDr96_F1 chromosome 16, TDr96_F1_v2_PseudoChromosome.rev07_lg8_w22 25.fasta, whole genome shotgun sequence sequence actaagagtaatgctatatgagaCGAAGAActcacacgaaccagccacatcGACAGAAAGAAATACATGATGCAACAAAGAGTATATCAACCAACATAATTAAAACAGAGGCTCAGATTCTGAATGATGTTCTCCCATCCTTCCCCCTCCCTCTACAACAATAACAGTGGCGGTTGCCTACTAGGCCATCCAAGCCACTATGCCATCGTTGTAGAGAGAAAAGGCAGGATAgaaatttttagggcatcattgccTCTGTACCTGATTTCAAGCCGAGCCGAGAGCGGGGAGTGAAGCGGCGGCCAGAACGGGTACcgtcaacggggagggaagtgGCGATCGGCACGGGTACCGCGAGTAGGGGAGTGAGCGGCAGGGAGGCGAGGGAGAAAGCGAGGCGGTGGAGGCGGGAAGGAAGCAACTGAACGGGAGCAGGGAGGCGGCAACCGGGTTGGGGACTGGGGAACGGGGGAGAGAGAACGCTTGGAATCGAGGCAGTGCGAAGGGAACCCAGAGTGGCGGGAGGAGCAGTgggggagtagggagtgaatcGGCCGGGAGGCGGGAGGAGGCGGGGCTTGAACGGCCGGTTGAGAGAACCCTGCCCTAATTTTTCGAGGGAGAGAAGCTCCATCCCGAGAAAGAAAGATGCCCTAGAAGCCTCTCCCCTTTTTACTTTTTGGCCGGGAGTAGGGGAGTGAATCGGCCAGGAGCGGGGGAGGAGGCGGGGCTTGAACGGCCGGTTGAGAGaactaaaccctaatttttcgagagagagagagagagagacccgACCCAGAGAAAGAAAGATGCCCTTAAAGAGAGCCTCTCcccttttaactttttaatatttaaaaaaaaaaaatgaaatccacgtcaccagccacatcagtcgtgtggctggttcgtgtgattTCTTCGcctcatatagcattactctttatTAAATAACAATCATTGATTtgagcttttatatatatatatatatatatatataaaggcttCATCCTTAACGCATCCAATATTTCCAATGTGGTCCTTAGGACGCTGTGGCACCGCGCTGCGATACATAAAtcttattaaacaattattaaatattaaaaaaggacgaaatatattcacaaaaatgaacaaaattagTGATGGCACTTAATTGTCATGCGTGACAACACTCGCCCATTTTTTTTGACCAACTTTTGCATGAgtcccatgcatgcatgcaaatcCAAACCAAGCATACGTGTCAACCCCCTAGAATTTTCTCATTTCTGTTATCAGACTCTCACAATTCACATCACCCAAGCACGCATGCATGCTTAACCTCTAAAGTCATCATATATCCCTATCGTCACGGTTTGCacataattcttttattaaacGATTgtaatagtttaattaatttgtgCACTAAAACCCAAAATTAGTCAAGCTTTCCCTTGGTGGGAGAGCATAAAACGCTTACATGCACTCAAGTTCCAAGTCTTTACCCTTTTCCCATCCACAactatttgtatgtatatatatatatatgatatatcctcttcttttcttatacatataatatatatatgatatatcctcttcttttcttatacatatatatataacaagatatactttcttatatatatatagaaatagtgAATTATCCTACAAACTGTCTTGATCTTCTATCCATGGCCATCCTtaaccatcaccaccaccatcacctcaTGGGCTTCCACATGATGATCTCCAACACCAAgaagtcatcatcatcatcaacaacatcatcatcaccaccaaaAGGATGCATGGTGGTAAGAGTGGGAAGCAGtggggaagaaaaagaaaggtttATAGTTAAAGTGGAGTACTTGAACCACCCTTTGTTTGCAGGGCTGTTGAAAGAGGCTGAAGATGAGTATGGGTTTGAACACAAGGGTGCAATCACTATTCCTTGTTGTCTTGATGAGTTCCTTCATGTTATTCATATCATTGATAGAGAATTCATGGCcaatcaccatcaccatcatcatcatcatcaatatcatCATCTTCACCTTGCCGGATGCTTTAGGCCTTGATTGATGATGCATGTGCTTCAATTCTTCATTATTAGGAAATATCTTATATTAGTAATACTATATTGgatgtaaatatttgttttcctttctttacttCTTTGCTTAAATTAGTTTGATTTAAATCCCACAAAAAGGGAATCACAGCCTTAGAATTAGTTTACTACTTTTGTTGTATCTCTATATGTATGCTTTAACAGAATCAATGAAACACATCTCTCCTTTCTCATTGCTAGCTCCTTTTTACTTTACATTCATGTGTGTAAATTAGTTATGGTCATGTTAGCTCTTGTACAcatgttaattttgtttctagttttctttttctttatatataatatatatgtgtgtgtgtgttagttATTTTGAAGTGTGGATAAACTAGCTAGGCGTCATGCCTCAAAAACTTGGGGAATATGTCGTACTTTTGATAAAAGAAAGAACTTTTCTTTAttgccttaattttttttcatatgcaCAGACCAAACATATTTGATTTTGAGATAAATtaccaattttaaatttttcgaGGAATTCATTGTGTACGTGCCATTGTTTAAAActctatgtatatatgtttagaatgtgcttgtttatgtttaaaatatctaaaagtTTATTTAACTATACCAGCCAACAAAATCAAGCTAATTCAAATGTTTATCActataattacattttttttagagagaaataatataattacattttgattattttcaattatatttatttgataatttaagtattttgatttaataGATATATAGGTAAAGGCCCGTGGAGT is a genomic window containing:
- the LOC120278606 gene encoding auxin-responsive protein SAUR32-like; this encodes MAILNHHHHHHLMGFHMMISNTKKSSSSSTTSSSPPKGCMVVRVGSSGEEKERFIVKVEYLNHPLFAGLLKEAEDEYGFEHKGAITIPCCLDEFLHVIHIIDREFMANHHHHHHHHQYHHLHLAGCFRP